In the Muricauda sp. MAR_2010_75 genome, one interval contains:
- a CDS encoding response regulator transcription factor, which translates to MRFFVLISFFLTSSVLIAQYHFSGEVSQTNAGNIIYLSLVEDYRKSSRIYLDQIVKKAQVDSLGHFQFEGNNLPLKNRIYRIHLDGCSDSSEANHFLGQCNNSKSVLFIANNQDTVQFPTSFEDQSLCSIISTNPKSAELLQVEFLKDEMAYDFMEYPSEASRKLNSKKWFTVLQDFGKTSEEPLVELFIYDFLSDKGNETYAYYLKNLSANPYYENLLTRLQSTYPEAGFTQQYTAEIATDKELATFNTPKTWYLKYLLQVALILSLLANVYLLSMQKLNVKIKARSLRNKLTPQEQKIVNRILQEKSNKEIAAELFVSLSTVKTHINNLYKKLEVSSREEIVYLFKK; encoded by the coding sequence ATGCGGTTTTTTGTCCTTATTTCTTTTTTCCTGACCAGCTCTGTGCTAATCGCGCAATATCATTTTTCGGGCGAGGTGTCCCAAACCAATGCTGGAAACATCATTTATCTTTCTTTGGTGGAAGACTACCGAAAATCATCACGGATTTATCTGGATCAGATTGTGAAGAAGGCCCAAGTGGATTCGTTGGGCCATTTTCAGTTTGAGGGAAACAATCTCCCTCTAAAAAACCGAATTTACCGCATTCATTTGGATGGCTGTTCAGATTCTTCGGAAGCCAATCATTTTCTGGGACAGTGCAACAACAGCAAGAGTGTTTTGTTCATTGCCAACAATCAGGATACGGTTCAATTTCCAACCTCGTTTGAAGATCAATCCCTTTGCTCCATTATCTCCACCAATCCAAAATCGGCAGAGCTGTTGCAAGTGGAATTCCTAAAAGACGAAATGGCGTACGATTTTATGGAATATCCCAGTGAGGCCAGTAGAAAACTCAATTCCAAAAAATGGTTTACCGTCTTACAGGATTTTGGAAAAACCTCCGAAGAGCCCCTGGTTGAGCTTTTTATCTACGATTTTCTATCGGACAAAGGGAATGAAACCTACGCATATTACCTCAAGAATTTGTCTGCAAATCCTTATTATGAAAATCTATTGACTCGTTTGCAAAGTACATATCCCGAAGCTGGCTTCACTCAACAATATACTGCCGAAATTGCTACAGATAAAGAACTTGCCACGTTCAACACTCCAAAAACCTGGTACTTAAAATACCTTCTTCAAGTGGCCCTTATCCTTTCTCTGCTGGCCAATGTATATCTGCTCTCTATGCAAAAATTAAATGTCAAGATAAAAGCAAGATCGTTGCGAAATAAACTCACACCACAAGAACAAAAAATTGTGAACCGTATCCTTCAGGAAAAGAGCAATAAAGAGATTGCCGCAGAACTTTTTGTGAGCCTGAGTACGGTCAAGACCCACATTAACAATCTCTATAAAAAACTGGAGGTTTCCTCTCGGGAGGAAATTGTGTATCTCTTCAAAAAATAA
- a CDS encoding thioredoxin family protein, whose product MKHLFTSLLMLYTTLVFSQEFNKEIVQDDGRKFMVGKINLEGLHTQPYQQWFHEGMKSYSVDEALVELFKKDLAQYHIKLFLGTWCGDSKRETPRFIKILEAAHFPMEQLEIIALDLRKEHYKKSPTGEEKGLNIIKVPTMIFFKNGIEINRIVERPVESLEEDIAQIVQNRPYIPNYAQ is encoded by the coding sequence ATGAAACACCTATTTACAAGCCTACTGATGCTATATACAACACTTGTCTTTTCACAGGAATTCAACAAGGAAATTGTACAGGATGATGGTAGAAAATTTATGGTGGGGAAAATCAATTTGGAAGGCCTCCACACCCAACCCTACCAACAGTGGTTCCATGAAGGTATGAAAAGCTACTCCGTAGATGAAGCCTTGGTGGAGCTCTTCAAAAAAGACTTGGCACAATACCACATTAAACTTTTTTTGGGCACGTGGTGTGGCGACAGTAAACGGGAAACACCCCGTTTCATCAAAATTCTGGAGGCCGCCCATTTTCCGATGGAACAATTGGAAATCATCGCTTTGGACCTCAGAAAAGAACACTATAAAAAAAGTCCGACCGGAGAAGAAAAAGGGCTCAACATCATAAAAGTACCCACAATGATTTTCTTTAAAAATGGGATAGAAATCAACCGGATTGTGGAAAGACCCGTTGAATCGTTGGAAGAAGATATCGCCCAAATTGTTCAAAACAGGCCCTACATTCCCAATTATGCACAATAA